In Selenomonadales bacterium, the following are encoded in one genomic region:
- a CDS encoding YbaB/EbfC family nucleoid-associated protein codes for MLGNFGNMMEVIQKVQQNVQSIQEGLRKERLESSSGDVVHVVMNGAQEVIALHLNPSYLSPDNKAMLEDLLIACFNDASRQSRERNQSAMGKLSQDFNLPPIPGLF; via the coding sequence TTGTTGGGGAATTTCGGCAATATGATGGAGGTTATCCAAAAAGTGCAACAGAATGTGCAGTCTATACAGGAAGGACTGCGTAAGGAACGGTTGGAGTCGTCGAGCGGTGATGTCGTCCATGTTGTAATGAACGGCGCACAAGAGGTCATCGCGCTCCATCTAAATCCATCTTATTTGTCACCCGACAACAAGGCGATGCTTGAAGATCTCTTGATCGCTTGTTTTAACGATGCATCTCGTCAATCACGCGAGCGTAATCAATCGGCAATGGGTAAGCTCTCGCAAGACTTCAACCTGCCTCCGATCCCGGGACTCTTCTGA
- a CDS encoding endonuclease MutS2: protein MKKSVFKTVEFDKIREAVTSYAGSAMGKERCARMVPLSEPSMIREKLDETDEVMQILQSAEPLPLGGIRDIRSSVTRAGLGAVLMPDEFLAIRSTLYAARRLKRFFQETAMELPRLRELALGITMFQKIEDKIEGAISEQGAVRDDASVELMRIRRDLKSFQGQIKDRLEGILKHPDYQKFFQENLVTMRGDRYVIPVKQAYRHAFPGIVHDQSASGATVFIEPMAIVKINNDIKQLQLSEKQEVERILRVLSQLIGADSELIRETCEAMAELDFIVARALYSEAHQAVRPIISEQRCISLRKARHPLIDRTKVVPIDIVMKPNTKALLITGPNTGGKTVTMKTLGLFALMMQSGLFLPAAEASELPIFDSVYADIGDEQSIEQSLSTFSAHMTHLVDILRQAKSNDLLLLDEVGAGTDPEEGAALAMAILEHILSCGAKTVATTHYSQLKLFAYEHPEIENASVEFDTKTLRPTYRLLIGVPGSSNAFAISKRLGLSDDIISKAQEFLEEEHIRLESVLSDLEAEKRAYTERSEEAYRLQQESIRLKRRASDERRELKAEQKRILQKAQEEAAAIIQEARRQSEMVIRELKEQFKQTNEAKRQASIQSARTSLQRARDNVGSLDRYEEKGGMKKEEAKVGQTVYVASLRQKGTIESIKGDNAIVQCGFLKTTVPITSCSLVEDVREKKAEKPKKAARSLGFQKAMNVRREIDIRGMLVEEAESVLGKYLDDAVLAGLAQVIIIHGKGTGALRKGVQAYLKHHNSVFRFEPAPLNEGGDGATLVTLQ from the coding sequence ATGAAAAAATCAGTTTTCAAAACAGTAGAATTTGATAAGATCCGTGAAGCGGTGACGTCATATGCGGGTTCGGCGATGGGAAAAGAGCGTTGTGCACGTATGGTGCCGCTATCCGAGCCATCTATGATCCGTGAAAAACTCGATGAAACGGATGAGGTCATGCAGATACTCCAATCGGCAGAACCGCTTCCGCTCGGCGGGATACGTGATATTCGTTCGAGTGTGACGCGGGCGGGGCTTGGTGCTGTGCTTATGCCCGATGAGTTTTTGGCTATTCGCTCGACACTCTATGCGGCACGTCGCTTGAAACGGTTTTTTCAAGAAACGGCGATGGAACTCCCGCGCCTTCGCGAGCTTGCGCTCGGCATCACGATGTTCCAGAAGATAGAGGACAAGATAGAAGGTGCTATCAGTGAACAAGGTGCGGTGCGTGATGATGCCAGTGTAGAATTGATGCGTATCCGTCGCGATTTAAAATCGTTTCAGGGTCAGATAAAAGATCGCTTGGAGGGAATACTGAAACATCCCGATTATCAGAAATTTTTCCAAGAGAATCTCGTTACGATGCGCGGTGATCGCTATGTTATTCCTGTCAAACAGGCATATCGCCATGCGTTCCCCGGTATCGTACACGATCAGTCTGCCAGTGGTGCGACTGTCTTCATCGAGCCGATGGCCATTGTGAAGATCAATAATGATATTAAGCAACTACAGCTTTCGGAGAAACAAGAAGTAGAACGTATCCTTCGCGTATTGTCACAGCTCATCGGCGCAGACAGCGAGCTTATTCGCGAGACGTGCGAAGCGATGGCAGAACTTGATTTTATCGTAGCGCGTGCACTCTATAGCGAAGCGCATCAGGCAGTGCGGCCTATCATTTCGGAACAGCGGTGCATCTCGCTTCGTAAGGCGCGTCATCCGCTCATTGATCGTACAAAAGTCGTGCCGATCGACATTGTGATGAAGCCGAATACGAAAGCACTTCTTATCACGGGGCCGAATACGGGCGGTAAGACTGTCACGATGAAAACGCTCGGTCTCTTTGCGTTGATGATGCAGTCGGGCTTGTTCCTGCCTGCGGCAGAAGCATCTGAACTGCCGATCTTCGATTCGGTCTATGCCGACATCGGTGACGAACAGAGCATCGAACAGAGTCTTAGTACATTTTCGGCGCATATGACGCATCTCGTCGATATTTTGCGTCAAGCCAAGTCGAACGACCTTCTTCTTTTAGATGAGGTCGGTGCAGGTACAGACCCTGAAGAAGGGGCGGCACTTGCGATGGCGATCTTGGAACATATCTTGTCGTGCGGTGCCAAGACGGTGGCGACGACACATTACAGTCAGTTGAAACTGTTCGCTTATGAGCATCCCGAAATCGAAAATGCCAGTGTGGAATTCGATACGAAAACGCTTCGTCCGACATATCGACTGCTTATCGGCGTACCGGGAAGCAGTAATGCCTTTGCTATCAGTAAGCGGCTCGGTCTATCCGATGATATCATCAGCAAGGCGCAGGAATTCTTGGAAGAGGAACACATCCGCTTGGAATCGGTCCTCTCCGATCTGGAAGCTGAAAAACGTGCTTATACGGAGCGCTCGGAAGAAGCGTATCGCCTGCAGCAAGAATCGATCCGATTGAAACGAAGAGCGAGCGATGAGCGCAGAGAGCTGAAAGCAGAACAAAAACGCATCTTGCAAAAAGCACAAGAAGAAGCCGCCGCCATCATTCAGGAAGCAAGACGTCAGTCGGAGATGGTCATTCGCGAGCTCAAAGAGCAGTTCAAGCAGACGAATGAAGCGAAACGACAAGCGTCTATTCAGTCGGCACGTACTTCACTTCAACGCGCGCGTGACAATGTAGGTTCGCTCGACCGTTATGAAGAAAAAGGCGGTATGAAAAAGGAAGAAGCCAAGGTCGGACAGACAGTATATGTTGCTTCGCTTCGGCAAAAAGGTACGATCGAAAGCATCAAAGGCGACAATGCCATCGTTCAATGTGGTTTCCTCAAGACGACCGTACCGATCACATCGTGCAGTCTGGTAGAAGATGTGCGTGAGAAAAAAGCAGAAAAACCGAAAAAAGCTGCTCGCAGTCTTGGATTTCAGAAAGCGATGAATGTACGACGTGAGATCGATATTCGTGGTATGCTTGTGGAAGAAGCCGAGTCTGTCTTGGGTAAGTATCTCGATGATGCGGTGCTTGCAGGATTGGCGCAAGTCATCATCATTCACGGAAAAGGTACAGGCGCACTCCGAAAAGGCGTGCAAGCATACTTAAAACACCATAACAGTGTATTTCGATTTGAGCCTGCTCCGCTCAATGAAGGCGGAGATGGTGCGACACTCGTTACACTGCAATAA